A genomic window from Cucumis melo cultivar AY chromosome 8, USDA_Cmelo_AY_1.0, whole genome shotgun sequence includes:
- the LOC127150558 gene encoding uncharacterized protein LOC127150558, giving the protein MDPIKYIFEKPSLSGRIVKWQVLLLEYDIVYVTKKAIKGSAVADHLAAQPVADYEPMRIDFPDENIFLVEKNARDHETWTMLFNGASNELGHGIRVVLISPEGKVLPLTDKLCFKCTHNITEYEACIIELQVACDMNIKKLKVLGDSMLVIHQVKEEWETRDAKLVPYSQYVTKLSQNFEKISFDHVPREDNRMTDALATLAMMFDLNLEFELHPIQITKRDVPAYCMNVGNDNKPWYFDIKQYIKCREYPYEASENEKRTIRRLAMNFFLSGEVLYKRNHDMVLLRCVDEEEAKQIMTDIHEGICETHANGHMMARQILRSGYYWTTMESDCIKYARECKKCQIYMDKIHVAASPLHILSAPWPFSLWGMDVIGPIHPKA; this is encoded by the coding sequence ATGGATccaataaaatacatttttgagAAACCGTCATTATCTGGAAGGATTGTAAAATGGCAAGTTTTGTTGTTAGAGTACGATATTGTTTATGTTACTAAAAAAGCAATAAAGGGAAGCGCAGTTGCTGATCATTTAGCTGCTCAACCAGTAGCAGATTACGAACCTATGAGGATTGATTTCCCGGATGAAAACATATTTCTAGTTGAAAAGAATGCTAGAGATCATGAGACATGGACTATGCTTTTCAATGGTGCCTCAAATGAGTTGGGACATGGGATTAGAGTTGTGCTAATTTCTCCAGAAGGAAAGGTTTTACCCCTAACGGACAAGTTATGTTTTAAATGCACTCACAATATCACTGAATATGAAGCTTGCATTATAGAACTTCAAGTAGCATGCGATATGAATATTAAAAAGTTGAAAGTTTTGGGTGACTCGATGTTAGTGATACATCAAGTCAAGGAAGAATGGGAAACAAGAGATGCTAAATTGGTGCCTTACAGCCAATACGTTACAAAATtgtctcaaaattttgagaagaTTTCATTTGACCATGTCCCTAGGGAAGACAATCGAATGACAGATGCATTAGCCACTCTGGCAATGATgtttgatcttaatcttgaatTTGAACTTCATCCAATCCAAATTACAAAGCGAGATGTGCCAGCATATTGCATGAATGTTGGAAATGATAACAAGCCATGGTATTTTGACATTAagcaatacataaagtgtagaGAATATCCATATGAAGCTTCAGAGAATGAAAAACGTACAATAAGGAGGTTGGCCATGAACTTTTTCTTAAGTGGTGAAGTTCTTTATAAAAGAAACCACGATATGGTGCTCCTTCGGTGTGTTGATGAAGAGGAAGCAAAACAAATTATGACAGACATTCATGAAGGAATATGTGAAACACATGCTAATGGACATATGATGGCTAGACAAATACTTAGATCTGGTTATTATTGGACAACGATGGAATCAGACTGCATAAAATATGCAAGGgaatgtaaaaagtgtcaaatTTATATGGATAAGATCCATGTAGCTGCATCTCCATTGCATATCTTGTCAGCACCATGGCCATTTTCTTTATGGGGAATGGATGTTATTGGACCCATTCATCCTAAAGCCTAA